The sequence tttagcgagttttaatttaataataaaatataattaatttaataggGTCCGGTTATAATAATTCAAAGGAAGATGATGTTTTATTACTTGATATAAGTAATAATGACCAATATGTTTGGACAGGCTATTATGCTATTTCTGATTCAGCTCCATCGCCAATTGATAGTAAAAAATCTcgtaattacaaattaatcgGTATAATTGGCGCATCTGTAGTCGGTAGTATGGTATTAATTGCAGGAACTTACTACTTACACAGATGGAATAGAAATAGACGAACGAAAATTGCAGTACATCCTCCTAGCGGTAAACTTGATAATCAAACAGGACAAAAAGTAGTTTTAACAATGGTTAACGATAATGGCAATAATGATCAACAAACCaaacaataattacaaaaaaaagcgATTAAAATATGATCTctaataatgtataaatacattttttatttccatttatatatatatatatatatataatatattgtgtataaataaattatataaataaattacaaatttatatactgttaccctgtaaaaaaaaaaaaatttttaccacATAAATATCATTGATATGTCGTTTGAATTTAGATTGGTTTACGATTTCTTCCGATTAATCGTTAATAATTTTCGTGTAACATGCCAAAATGTCTAATTGAATTAAGttgtaaatattatctttACGTTTTTGGTTATATCAGATGTTGATGAATTTGTAACTTCATACGTTAAATAACCATTTATCAAGCATTATCAAACATGGTATTACAACCGAAGATTTTTACGCCCTGAGCTCAAAAAGGTATCATCAAACTAAATGTAGATACGATTACCCTTATCTTGAGATAgatataattttcttataaattttggtTCTCAGAAGGTATTCTTTTAaccaaagaaatttttttcttttttattttaaaaaaaaaaaattatcactcaattttcaatttttattttgtttcatttttttaaaaaaaataattgttttgtaaaaaaaaaaccatagcCATGTTAAAGAACACTCTAACTTATTTcgtattattattcaatttaattcaATGCTTATTAACTGAAATAAATGGTGTATCACCCATCCTAGCCTTCAAACCAACACTACGACATCTTCATGCCGCTACAGTCATTGacgataaattatatattttaagcGGAATGGATGACACTATTGGTGGGATTGTTGGCGGaacccaatttttttatctcaaCGTATCAGCTCCATTTAATACTAAAATGCCATTATATTGGCATGACCTAACAAGTAAAAATATCGTTCCACCGCAAATCGGTGTCACAGCCGTTAAAGGTGGTGCTGATAATAATACGTTAATTTTGTACGGAGGAAGAAATTTGACAAGCATTGAAAGCAAAGCTTTGGTTTATGCGTATGATACCCAGGGTAACGCGTGGCATATCCCAACAATTTCTggagaaaattatattaagagGAGAAGTTTAACAGCAGTCGTCGATTATCAAggaaaagtatatttatttggtGGAAAGTTATTGGAATTTGACTCTTTTGTAAATGATATGATTACTTTAGATACAATAAATTTTCGTTGGGGAAAAGGTAGTTCAACAAACGCACCAACATCAAGAATTAATTATGGTGCAACATTATTACCCAATcaaaacattatttatataggtAAGACCATTTACCGCGACGCAGTAACTGAGTGTGAAAACATGTGACCgtgtgatttattttttttttttaattaaataggTGGTGGAAATAGCCTTAATGAAAGTTTACCATTAGATGAggtaattatatcattatttattattttaatatatacaggGTTAACTTGATTAATTTATCTTGATAGGTCTTTATATacgatactaacaataataattggaGCACAAAAGTAAGTTAATAatcattatcttttatataaagacTCACTCACTAATAATATACGATAATTGATtcttaattaaagaaaacttCAGGGTTAATACCTTCTAATAGATATGGTTTAACTGCTGTTCTTGgtatgtattaaattaaaataaaatttataaaattttcaaatttctcaattattaatcattttatccTAATAGGATTGGACGGAGAACAAGTTATAGTTTATGGAGGGttaggaaataaaaatattattatcaatccCGAAGAATCactttatactttaaatatcaACACTTTTGAATGGAGTATTCCAAAAATTACTGGAAACATTCCAAGCTGTAGATATATGCATAGAGCAAATGTGATTGGAAATTATATGGTCACAACATTTGGTAAATACATTATtgttgatttgattttttataaatgatgatttgatttttaaatttttatcctAAATTTAATAGGAGTCGGTTATAACATAACTGAAGACGACGTTTTATTACTTGATATCAgtgataaaaatgaatttaaatggACAACGACCTTTTATCCGCCACCTCCAACTTCAGATCCAGCTCCAGCTCCTCCTTCAACACCGTCTAAGAATAAATCGGTAGTAATTGGTTTAGCTACTGGATTTTCTTTACTTTGTGCATTCACTATTGGAATGTTCTTCTTGTACAAACGAAATAAGAATAGAAAAGTAAAAGTAAATACACTACATATTCCTAACGGTAAACTTGACAATCAATCAGGACAAAAAACGGTTGAAACAACTAATAAGGTTGACAATCATGATGAAGAAGCGAAACAAGTTTAACCAATCGttgaaaagatttaaattaaaatcaaatcctCTGATCAAGatgttttattttcttcttgtatatatatacatatattatatatcataattcaaatatttttctctctttttctgtatatttcaagtttttgtatattatcttttatctttttttttgtaattttttttctttatgaataatttttaatttaaacaaaactTAACCTCGAActtaaaatatgttttacacgtttttttgtaaaatttgaacGTGATTGGTAGCCTGTTTTTCCATCATCATCTTAACATAATTGCATCATAACCGGGAATTAGTACAATCTTATTGACCATTAAATTCGAAGGTATACATATGCGTATAATGCAATCTGGGAAAGTcaatttaactatatttaatttgcatcagtgaattatttttttttacttgtcaACATTATCTTTACGTTTTTGGTTATATGTCGTTTGAATTTGGAATTTCATACGTTAAATAACCACATTATCAAACTTTCTTGCGGTATTACAAACGAATTTACGCCTGAGCTCAAAAAGGTAGCATCAAACTATTTGTAGATAgatataattttcttataaattctGGTTCTCAGAAGGTATTCTTTTTAaccaaagaaatttttttttcttaaaaaaaaaagttatcactcaattttcaatttttattttgtttcatttttttaaaaagtaatttttttttgtaaaaaaaaaccataaccATGATGTTAAAGAACACTTTAACTTATTTcgtattattattcaatttcttattaattgaaataaatggtACTTCGCCACCCCTCATATTCAAACCAACACTACGACATCTTCATGCTGCTACAGTCATTGacgataaattatatattttaagcGGAATGGATGATACTATTGGTGGGATTGTTGGCGGaacccaatttttttatctcaaCGTATCAGCTCTATTTAATACTCAAATGCCATTAAATTGGCGTGACCTAACAAGTAAAAATATCGTTCCACCGCAAATCGGTGTCACAGCCGTTAAAGGTGGTGCTGATAATAATACGTTAATTTTGTACGGAGGAAGAAATTTGACAAACATTGAAAGCAAAGCTTTGGTTTATGCGTATGATACCCAGGGTAACTCGTGGAATATCCCAACAATTTCTGGAGAAAATCACATTAAGAGGAGAAGTTTAACAGCAGTCGTTGATTATCAGggaaaagtatatttatttggtGGAAAGTTATTGGGATTTGACTCTTTTGTAAATGATATGATTACTTTAGATACAATAAATTTTCGTTGGGGAAAAGGTAGTTCAACAAACGCACCAACATCAAGAGTCAATTATGGTGCAACATTATTACCCAATcaaaacattatttatataggtAAGACCTTTTACCGTGACGCAGTAACTGAATGTGAAAACATGTGACcgtgtgattttttttttaactattaaatagGTGGTGGAAATAGCCTTAATGAAAGTTTACCATTAGATGAggtaattatatcattatttattattatttaatatatacagggttaatttgattaatttatcttGATAGGTCTTTATATAcgatactaaaaataataattggaGCACAAAAGTAAGTTATAATCATTATCTTTATATAAAGACTCACTCACTAATATatgataattgatttttaattaaagaaaacttCAGGGTTAATACCTTCTAATAGATATGGTTTAACTGCTGTTCTTggtatgtattaaaattaaagaaaataaataaaatttttcaaatttctcaattattaatcattttatccTAATAGGATTGGACGGAGAACAAGTAATAGTTTATGGAGGGttaggaaataataatattattatcagtcCCAAAGAATCactttatactttaaatattaacaCTTTTGAATGGAGTATTCCAAAAATTACTGGAAACATTCCAAGCTGTAGATATATGCATAGAGCAAATGTGATTGGAAATTATATGGTCACAACTTTTGGTAAATACATTATtgttgatttgatttttataaatgatttgatttttataatttttatcctAAATTTAATAGGAGTCGGTTATAACATAACTGAAGACGATGTTTTATTACTTGATATCAgtgataaaaatgaatttaaatggACAACGACCTTTTATCCGCCACCTCCTCCAACTTCAGCTCCAGCTCCAGCTCCAGCTCCTCCTTCAACACCGTCTAAGAATAAATCGGTAGTAATTGGTTTAGCTACTGGATTTTCTTTACTTTGTGCATTCACTGTTGGAATGTTCTTCTTGTACAAACGAAATAAGAATAGAAAAGTAAAAGTAAATACACTACATATTCCTAACAGTAAACTTGACAATCAATCAGGACAAAAAGCGGTTGAAACAATAAATAAGGTTGACAATCATGATGAAGAAGTAAAGCAAGTTTAACCATAATCGTTgaaagatttaaattaaaatcaaatcctCTGatcaaaatgttttattttcttcttgtatatatatacatatattatatatcataattaaaatatttttctctctttttctgtatatttcaagtttttgtatattatcttttattttttttttggaattttttttcttttttgtactACTTTTGTTTCtcatgaataatttataatctaaACAAAACTTCTTATAATATGTTCTACacgttttttgtaaaatttgaacGTGATTGGTAGCCTGTTttccatcatcatcataaaaatttgCTATACTGGCTAATTTTACTAAactattttacttaatatattttgCCGGAATACCAGGGATGACAACCTTGTTAACCATTGAATTTGAAGGTATATATACGCGTGATTTTTGGTTGCGTTAggtagtttttaaaatatttctagcTTTTTTATCATCTCATAATACACTTTGGGACATTCAATTTCGCTATATTTAATTGGCATCAGTGAAtagttatcttttttttacttgtccATTTCCAACTTTTACTCTATAATTGGCTATTCAttgtaatatgaaaatttcctataaacaaaaaagtagAGAGACGGAAGCTATCTTCTTGCACCAAAAGCAGTGATGGCAAGATAAATAAGACATTGATATTCAGGTTCCTGATCTTTATCATCTTAGTTAAAGTAAGCATTCCTGAAAGATCAGCTTACCGATAACTTGCCAAGTAAAAACCCAATTAACACTGGTCTTAAGCAAAATACTATTCAGTGAATCCTTCATAAATATTTCCAACCTAATTagatcaattatatttttcttttccatGTTATTCTTACCCTCACCCGTTACttctttataaaaagaatataaatacCGTTATTGATGATATTCCTGATCATATCAGGTTGTTAGCTCAAGAAGGATCACTGACAGCAAGCTTTCAGACCTTTGCACTAGTACTGAAAGTGTTTGGCCAAATTGTCAGATGTATAAGCATTATGAAAGAAAGTGTGCAATATGGGACTTATTAAATTCGCCACCAAAGTTCTTTCgctaatttttttcttcaatgaACGTAACAGAATTGTGTAAGCCCTGCAAAGTAGTTGAGAGAAAACACTTTACCATAgacaattaataaagatgtttgaataaaaaagagtAGAGATCAAACTTACAAGTGTTGAAATAGAAACTGCATTCGTTGGAAAAATTCATCTTCTGCTGTTGAATCGAATGTTTTCGAGAAAGAgtttataattgttttacGAAGTTTGCACAACCCGCCATCATCGTCATCAAGAGCAATCTAAAGTAATGATAATCAGCAAAAGAATTTCTAATATTGCAAAAGAtgataatgttaataaaagaatataaaccTCAATATATCTGATATTCTTGTAGTATCAATTTTATGTCCCTCGTCAATTTCTCTATTCCAATAAAACTTGATTTAATGTCCTTTCTCAAATCTTCAAGAGTTTCCtagaaaatacttttatttgcATCTCTGAATAGTTATCCATCTGCAATAAAAGAATATGCGATAGACTcctaaatttttcaaaaaaatcacattctaaaaataaagttaattactAAAAAGGTATTCATTTAAAAGTCCTACTTACAATATTTCGTGATAATTTTTCGTTACTAGCAAGCCAGAATTTTGCGCATGAGCTAACGCTTTGGATCGATATGACTCAAATAATGACGATATGttctttgatttaaaaaatgaactaTAAAATAGTTATTGTTTTAGAGGAATCACACTTGCGATCGActgtaagaaaaaatatacttacagGCTTATCCCCTTGACTAATGTATTCGTCAAACCCAATTCTTCTACGTTCATATTTAACCTAGACTCATCCTCATCGCTTTATCATACTCGGACTCACTTCCGGTTTTTGTGAGTGCAGGTCGTTTTCTTGGCttgtaaaatatatcaaattaatatatatatttgtttgtACGCAAATATTATCTGTGTTGTATTTATACTAACCTCTTCGCTATTTTCATAATCACGATCCAGAACCAGTGCTACCTTTGAATTAGAAGTCACAATACGCGGAGGAAGTTCGATCTGGGGATGATTTTTCGTCATTGTAAAAAGCAGATAATATATAAGTCTAATGAAATAACCAAActcatcatcataatcaaaGGAATAAGATATATTCCATGAAACGAGACGTAGTCTAACAACCAGAAAGACGTAGTTCCTAGTTGCAACATGGAAATAGAGGCGTAGTCTATTCCCTGAGGGAAGGCGTAGTTCACTATCACTGGCCGAGACGTAGTCAGGCAGCTACTCAGAGCTTCTATCttagctaataataaatatttacataaaaaacaCGTACATTAAATTCGTCAAGACATTTTTGAGCTCGTgcacttttttcttttgattcgTTACTTGGAATAATCTTATTAAGTGCTTTCGTATAGTTCCTATGCTCCTGACTCTTGTAAAATCTTTGCATACTGTCGTCTGTATTTCAAGAAAGAAATTAGCGTCCAGGTTGCATGttcttcaaaataattatgtttgTAAATATTGAATTTGGTATTTGTAGTTCGTGTTATTTGCGTGACAGGTGACACCAGATTTGTATCACTCCTGATTTTAGatcgttttaaaaaaaattccattccTAATATTAGCAacaatatgattaattttttgaaaattttcaagtgATATATTCTAAAATTACCCCATATcttaaaagacaaaaaaaaagtgtttatcTAAGaatctaacatttttttttacatttttaaattaaaatatgttattcAAAGTGTAATTAATAGTCTAATGTGAAAATAGTtgcttaaaatttatttttactaattttgtggattcatttttttttttgaaaatgtgcctattttattttgaaaaaaaaatctaaattccAATGAGAAAATTGAcatccaaaattttcttttcttagaTACACAATGCCGACAAGGGTTgatttaatttgttaataatcaaaaaaaaaaaaaattttaaggtaaAGGGATGTGATTAGTATAGAATTGTGTGAAGTTTTCCCACGAAAACTTTATCTTCAACTTGGGGACTTTCCTTTATACTAAGTGGTGAACGACTTCTGGCCCGTCCAATCTCTACCGAAGTAGGTGGACACCCCACCCCAATATATGGAACTTGTCCAACTCACCGTcgtttaatacttttatttatcttatttattttcatttatttaaaactcttttcataataaaataaattcttacataaatattctttttaaatgtgttaaaattctttgctcataaatattattaacctggtattaatctaataaatatcaataattataCAGTATGTTCATTAACGTTAACATTAACGCAATTGAGATTTCGCTTTAATTGGTCAAAATAATGAAGGTGCCAgagaaaaattaagaaaactAGAAGTAGAATTTCACACTTGTAATTGAACGAATATTGTTTGTATGATTCCTATGATTTATCCTCATTTTCAtgctttttaaatttattctttatattcaaataatgtatttatttgtgtacaattgccaaaaaaaaattgattctgATTCATATTAACAGtttcaatattttgaaaatttgaaaaatacataattctagtctaaattaaaattttatttttttttacacgttatacacataattaaaaaaaaaatgccatgaatttaattaaataaatgttacaaatttaaatgaactttattttaataagaccgatcaaaagaattatatatatcagataaattttttacgggtttgaaacaatttaaatatgtTATATAAGTTAGTAAGGATATGtataatagtttttaataaaacgtaTACAGACATGTAATCCAATGATACAACTAATGATACTTtacttaaagaaaaattctattaaaaataaataaattttaatgtttggTTTAATAAAggtaatgtaaaaataatttacatacctgtgtaaatattatagcaatatcattgaaaaaattaatgattgcAACCCAAAATAATTGTACTTTTACTGCGTGGGATAATTTAGCATTAAAATTAACATCAATAATTTTAGGCttaagacaaaaaaaattaagactTGGAATCGGAATCCGTAACATTGATCCAAGcaatttaaaatgtataacATCAACTCCTACTAGTATCGCAAATATTACTACAATTACTTGATTATCTTTATAATCTCTTAACCATTGTGAAATTTTTCGATATTTCTTTTCCGGATGATCTGATTCTCTAAGGCTTCCAAACCAGCTTTCAAACTTTCTCAGAATCTTTTCAAACTTTCTCAGAATATAGTCTTTAAGCTTTTTAATCTGTTTTTTGCCACTATATTTCTCAACAGCATTATTCATTTCTTTATCCCCATACACTGCTGTAGGTTCTGCATGgtcattaaattttcttaattcttttttaaagtcGTTAAGTTCTTTTAGTAAATCTCTTTTATCTTCACTTGCAAGttcattattgataataagatACTCGGCCtcattcaatttttctttaagttgttcaattcttaatttatttttcatggatttaataagataatttattttatttaattcttttttgttaacgttatctttaatttctttcaataattcGTTAAGTTTATTCAAATGTCCACTAACatctaataattcttttgtAGAACCTTCAACTTGCATAAATTCTCTTATAAAACTGTTAattcttttcaatttttttacgatgtcttttgaatttaatttttcattaacattttttaattctttcatgAGATCGCTAATTACTGCTAATtctctaattattatttttaactctcttttaatttcttttaatactttCGTAATTTTTTCTTGGCTGTTGACaccatcattatttattattaatcctGTTGTACCGCCGTCTTCTGATTTATATTCTGCTAGATTGTTACCTTCTTTTAAGTCATCTTCAAgttcttctaataatttttgtaagtCATGTCTCATAAGTTCATCACGTACAATTTTAAATGCAACCATTAAATTTGTGATAAAAGAAGATGTCATAAGGAAATAACTAGAAGGGGAGAAAGAGAGGAGAaggaaaaagaataaataagtactggaaaaaaaaataaatttttattcattttctttttttttatttagtttagattGGTTTTTTCTTTACCTTGCTGAATCATACCAAATTATAACAACTAATCTTTCAATAGCGTTGGCACAAGAATAAATTGTAAATGtattattctaaaaataaaagaaagagaaggaaaaaaaaaggtgtacaaaaatttttcgtcAGAATTCTTCCagagttaaattaaaaatttaatgagttttaataatattaaatatatattcacCCAATAAGcaagtgataaaaaaaagacatcTACTGCAATTGATATAATTACGtttttccaattttcttttatccAACTTGCTATTTAAgtataagattaaaaaaaaattatttgagatGAAATCCTtcattcgaaaaaaaataagattctTACGTATGATTTGATATCCATATTCAGCATccaaataatttgtatattcTCCAGAACCAATGACAGTGGTaagtttattctttattaaagtATCTAAATCACTAACGATCAAACTAGATTTTCTTTCGGTTTTATTATTAGTCCTTTCAATATCAATAGATAAAATGCATGAAGTATCAGTTTCAATTTCATATCTTCTATTTGTAGTTATTCGTTCCGGACTAACCGGAATTGCTTTAGCCAATTCTTGtgttaaattatcaaaaaattcttttattttaacttcatCATCTATAAAACTTACGAAGTAACCGAACCCATCTGAAGTCAATAGAACTTTTCCTTGGTATTCAGATTCAAAGGATGATTTTTCTGGTAATACCAATAAAATAATcgatgaaagaaaaataagaaaaataagaaaaataatatataacctcattttgaaaaagttgaatttatttttttagagattcgaattctttaaaattaaaggaaaaagaaaactaaaatttttttaaacaaatttattgaGCAAgactttttgaataaaaaaaagattttacttttttcGTTTGTGTAACAAtggttaaatatttattgttttttttcaggGTTTCTTTCATTCAAAAACTTTACGCTACTaaacttaattatttattaaaaa is a genomic window of Rhizophagus irregularis chromosome 7, complete sequence containing:
- a CDS encoding uncharacterized protein (SECRETED:cutsite_VLP-EK; SECRETED:prob_0.2634); SECRETED:SignalP(1-23), producing the protein MRLYIIFLIFLIFLSSIILLVLPEKSSFESEYQGKVLLTSDGFGYFVSFIDDEVKIKEFFDNLTQELAKAIPVSPERITTNRRYEIETDTSCILSIDIERTNNKTERKSSLIVSDLDTLIKNKLTTVIGSGEYTNYLDAEYGYQIIPSWIKENWKNVIISIAVDVFFLSLAYWNNTFTIYSCANAIERLVVIIWYDSASYFLMTSSFITNLMVAFKIVRDELMRHDLQKLLEELEDDLKEGNNLAEYKSEDGGTTGLIINNDGVNSQEKITKVLKEIKRELKIIIRELAVISDLMKELKNVNEKLNSKDIVKKLKRINSFIREFMQVEGSTKELLDVSGHLNKLNELLKEIKDNVNKKELNKINYLIKSMKNKLRIEQLKEKLNEAEYLIINNELASEDKRDLLKELNDFKKELRKFNDHAEPTAVYGDKEMNNAVEKYSGKKQIKKLKDYILRKFEKILRKFESWFGSLRESDHPEKKYRKISQWLRDYKDNQVIVVIFAILVGVDVIHFKLLGSMLRIPIPSLNFFCLKPKIIDVNFNAKLSHAVKVQLFWVAIINFFNDIAIIFTQNFSLSKVSLVVSLDYMSVYVLLKTIIHILTNLYNIFKLFQTRKKFI